ATCGAGGCTTGCAGAAAGTCGAAGTTTTGGAAGTTCAGGTCAGGTAGAAGGTATTGTTGCTCTCACAGCTTGTCGAAGTGGGCTGCATCCTGGTACTCGGTATTTGGCTAGGGGCATTAATTCCTGTTTTAGCACAGGTAAGATGAAGTGACTATTTTTATCCCACGACTATGTAGACATGGTTACTAATACCTTCTCCTATCAAAgctactcttttcttttctttattctttttttcaaaaaaaataacttTTTTGTTTTTTGGGGTACATGAAAGAACTTTAAAGTTAAACATTTCCATGCTATTTCTTAACTATTTCTTATGTTTGAGGTACATGAGAGAACTTTAAAGTTAGACATTTCCATGCTATTTGTGTTTAATTGCTAAGAGCTGTTGTAACTCAGGTGGTGGCAGCCGATGCAAATCTTGTCTTAACCACTAGGGGCATTGAGAAGACTACAAGGGCTTTAGTATCTGAGCTTAAGGCTATTTCAAAAGAGTAATC
This is a stretch of genomic DNA from Gossypium arboreum isolate Shixiya-1 chromosome 11, ASM2569848v2, whole genome shotgun sequence. It encodes these proteins:
- the LOC108480314 gene encoding probable phosphoinositide phosphatase SAC9 — encoded protein: MIYFTFLAVKLLLRLDAEDAAWLAESRSFGSSGQVEGIVALTACRSGLHPGTRYLARGINSCFSTGGGSRCKSCLNH